From the Thomasclavelia ramosa DSM 1402 genome, the window ACGTGATTAGTCGTGCTATTAATTAATTAGTTTGGTATAATATTGATACAATAATATAAGGAAGTGTAACAATGAGTAAAATTGCGGTACTAGGAACTGGAAGTTGGGCAACAGCTTTAAGCAGAGTTTTGATCGATAATCAAAATGAGATAATGATGTATGGTATTGATCAAGAACAAATTGATGATATTAATTTTAATCATCAAAACGAAGCTTTTTTTCACAATATTTCTTTAGAAAGTGAAATTAAAGCGACAAATAATTTAGAAGAAGCCTTAATGGATATGGATTATTTATTAATTACTATTCCAACACAATTTGTTAAAGAAACATTAGAACAAGTAAAACCATTAATAAAGAAAAAGATTACAGTTATAAATGCAGCTAAGGGTTTTGATTTAGGGACAAATATGCGTATGTCTGATACGATTCGTAGTGTGCTTGATGAGAACTTGATTAATCCGGTCGTTTCATTGATTGGTCCAAGTCATGCTGAAGAAGTAGTCGTTCGAATGTTAACGACAGTGTGTGCTGTTTCGTTAGATGATGATACTGCCCGAGATGTTCAGACGTTATTTTCGAATGATTATTTTAGAGTCTATCGATTAAATGATGAAGTTGGGGCTGAGTACGGGGTTGCTATTAAAAATGTTATTGCAGTGGCGGCTGGAGTTTTAAGTGGTTTAGGCTATGGTGATAATACTAAGGCAGCATTAATTACTCGGGGTCTGGCAGAAATGGTTCGTTATGGAACGAAAAAAGGTGGTAAATTAGAAACCTATATGGGACTAACAGGTGTTGGAGATTTAATTGTCACTTGTTCATCGGTCCATTCGCGGAATTTTCAGGCTGGTCTAGAAATTGGTAAAACCAATGATGCACGTGCTTTCATGAAAAATAATAAAAAAACTTGTGAAGGAATTCGTACTTGTCGAGTTATTTATGAAGATGCTAAGAAATATACAGATATTGAATTACCTATTATAAATGCGATTTACAATGTTCTATACAATAATCATGAACCAAAACGTGAGATTCAACAGCTGATGCGTCGAGAATTGAAAATTGAGGGGTAACGTTATTTAAATATTATCATAGTATATAGTGGTGATAATATGAAAGATGAAGATGTTTTATTAGATAAGGTTGTAAAGAAAACTAATGTTAATAAAGGAGAAATATTAAAATTAGCTAATGATTTACAGTCTAAAGATTTAAATAATGAAAATGATATTAAGGATTTTATTATGAGTGTGGCTAAGGTGACTAATAAACCAATCACTCCTAGCAAGGTTGATAAATTAGTTTCGATGATTAAATCAAATAAAATTCCTAAAGATATCGACAAGATGGTCTAAGACAATATAGTAAAATAAACGATAAAAACAAGTATTTTTTAGGTTGACTTATGGTATTATTTTATATATAATTGTCATTGCGGTTATAGAAGGGTGATTATTTTGAAATACAATTTACAATGGATTGTTAAGCATCGTGGAAAATTTGATTTTGAAGAGGGACTAACTTTTCCTTCGGAGTTATTTGACCAGTATGCTCA encodes:
- a CDS encoding NAD(P)H-dependent glycerol-3-phosphate dehydrogenase; this encodes MSKIAVLGTGSWATALSRVLIDNQNEIMMYGIDQEQIDDINFNHQNEAFFHNISLESEIKATNNLEEALMDMDYLLITIPTQFVKETLEQVKPLIKKKITVINAAKGFDLGTNMRMSDTIRSVLDENLINPVVSLIGPSHAEEVVVRMLTTVCAVSLDDDTARDVQTLFSNDYFRVYRLNDEVGAEYGVAIKNVIAVAAGVLSGLGYGDNTKAALITRGLAEMVRYGTKKGGKLETYMGLTGVGDLIVTCSSVHSRNFQAGLEIGKTNDARAFMKNNKKTCEGIRTCRVIYEDAKKYTDIELPIINAIYNVLYNNHEPKREIQQLMRRELKIEG
- a CDS encoding stage VI sporulation protein F, with the protein product MKDEDVLLDKVVKKTNVNKGEILKLANDLQSKDLNNENDIKDFIMSVAKVTNKPITPSKVDKLVSMIKSNKIPKDIDKMV